AGCTCGCACCGTCCTTCGCGGGGACGGTGGGACGGCGGCTGAGGAACGGCATCATCATGGGGAGACTCCTTGGGCGACGGGATCCCGGGGCCGGGCGCGGCGGGTGGCCGGCCAGGTTCTGGACCGCGTCTGTCGAGGGGAGAGCGGCGGAGCTGAGCGGGCTGCGGGCGGGGCCGGGGGCGGTCCGCGGAACCGGATCCGAGATCATCGGGGCCGGATCCGCGACGTGCGGAGCTCTCGGTCCGTCCTGAGTCCTCGCCGATGCTACCCATTCGCGGGGCCGACGGCACGAGCCCGAGGGGCGGTAGTGGTCAGGCATCACAAGCGCGGGGTGCGGGTCGGGGTCGCCTCGGGGAGCCCGGCGAACGCTTGCCCGCCCCGCTCCCCACGCTCTCCCGCCGTCATCCGACAAGCGTCAAATCTTGGCAAAGCGCGGCTTTGCCGCAGGTCAAGCGCGCGGGGCCAGGTGGGCGTCTCAGATGAATTCTGGATGACAGCTCGATACCGGATGGGCGAAACCGGGGACGGAACGGCTGTCGATGGGGTGAGATGACATGGCGCACACGTGCGTCCCCTTCTCGACTCCCGTCGCCCCTCCCTGTCTCCAGGAGCCTCCTTCATGATCGACAACCCCGTCCGCCGCGTCGCGCGCGGCGCGGCCGTCGGCCTCGGCGCCACTGCCTTCGCGTTCGCGACGGCCGTGGTCCCGATCAGCGCCGCTGCCGCCGCCGAGCCCGGCGACCAGGTCACCCTGCTCGGCTTCAACGACTTCCACGGCGCCCTCAACGGCGGTGCGGCCCTCGCCTGCACCGTCACCAACGCCCGCGCCGAGGCCTCGAACTCCGTGCTCATCTCCTCCGGCGACAACGTGGGCGGCTCCGCCTTCGTCTCCGCCGTCGCGAACGACGAGCCGACCATCGACTTCCTCAACGCCCTCGGCGTCGACGCGAGCGCGATCGGCAACCACGAGTACGACCAGGGTCAGGACGACCTGAAGGACCGCATCGAGCCGCACACCGACTTCCCGGACCTCGCCGCGAACGTCTACCAGGCCGACGGCACCCGCCTCCACGAGGCCTACACCGTGGTCGACCAGGGCGACGTGAAGGTCGCCGTCGTCGGTGCGGTCACCACCAAGACCGTCGCCAAGGTGAGTCCCGCCGCGATCCAGGGCCTCGAGTTCCGCGACCCGGTCGACTCGGTCAACGCCGCGATCGACGAGATGGATCGGGATGGTGTCGAGTACGACGTCCTCGTCGTCTCCTACCACGAGGGTGCCACCGGCTCCGCCGAGGTCGGCTCCGCCCCGGCGAGTACCGAGGCCATCTTCGACAAGATCGTGAGCGAGACCTCTGCCGAGGCTGATGCGATCTTCAACGGCGACTCCCACCAGACCTACGCGTACAACGCGCCGGTCCCCAGCCAGGAGGGCGAGGTCCGCCCGATCATCCAGACCGGAGCCAGCGCTGCGAACCTCGGCACCGTCACCCTCGAGCTCGGGGCCGACGGGGACTGGGACGTCTCCGAGGACCCGAACCTGATCGCCACCTCCGGTGTGGATCCGGCCAGCTGCGCCGGCGACCCGGTCTTCGACGCCGCCGCCGGTGTCGCGGCCGACGCGATCGACGAGGCCGCGGTGCTGGGCTCCGTCGAGGTCGGCACCATCGGCGGTGACATCACCACCTCCTGGAACGACTCCAAGGCCACCTACGACGAGAACGGCGTGCGCGTCCCGCTCGCCGACGTCGCCGGTGCCAACCAGGCCACCACCAAGGGTGATGACCGCACCCGCCACTCCGCGGCCGGCAACATGCTCGCCGACTCCATGAAGTGGTACCTCGAGGAGTCCGGCAAGGCCGGCGAGCACGAGGTCATCGGCTGGATGAACCCCGGCGGCATCCGCGCCGAGCTGTGGGACGCTGCCGCGGGCGCCGAGGGCGATGGCGTGGTCACCTACGCCGAGGCCAACAACATGGTGCCCTTCGGTAACACCCTGAACTCCGGCGAGGTCACCGGCGCCCAGTTCGTGCAGATGCTCGAGGACCAGTGGAACGATGACACCGACGCGTTCCTCGCCTTCAGCGTCTCGAACAACGTCGAGTACATCTTCGACTCCTCCGCCGACCGTGAGGGCCGCATCATCCAGGTGCGCGTGAACGGCGAGCCGATCCAGGACGATGCGCTTTACACCATCGTCACCGCCAGCTTCCTCTTCGAGGGTGGCGACGGCATGAAGACCCTCGCCGGTGCCCAGGACGTGCGCGACTCCGGCGTTCTGGACCGCGATGCCTTCACCGAGTACCTCGGCGCCTTCCCGGATCTCGCCCCCGACTACTCGCAGCGTCAGATCGACGTGCAGGTCCTCGAGGCCGGCGAGTACGATTCCGCGGCCGGCATCGACCAGGACCCGGTCCTGCGCCTGTCCCGCCTCGAGTCCCTCAGCCTCGGCGCTCCCCGCATCACCTCGGTG
This genomic interval from Brachybacterium aquaticum contains the following:
- a CDS encoding bifunctional metallophosphatase/5'-nucleotidase; translation: MIDNPVRRVARGAAVGLGATAFAFATAVVPISAAAAAEPGDQVTLLGFNDFHGALNGGAALACTVTNARAEASNSVLISSGDNVGGSAFVSAVANDEPTIDFLNALGVDASAIGNHEYDQGQDDLKDRIEPHTDFPDLAANVYQADGTRLHEAYTVVDQGDVKVAVVGAVTTKTVAKVSPAAIQGLEFRDPVDSVNAAIDEMDRDGVEYDVLVVSYHEGATGSAEVGSAPASTEAIFDKIVSETSAEADAIFNGDSHQTYAYNAPVPSQEGEVRPIIQTGASAANLGTVTLELGADGDWDVSEDPNLIATSGVDPASCAGDPVFDAAAGVAADAIDEAAVLGSVEVGTIGGDITTSWNDSKATYDENGVRVPLADVAGANQATTKGDDRTRHSAAGNMLADSMKWYLEESGKAGEHEVIGWMNPGGIRAELWDAAAGAEGDGVVTYAEANNMVPFGNTLNSGEVTGAQFVQMLEDQWNDDTDAFLAFSVSNNVEYIFDSSADREGRIIQVRVNGEPIQDDALYTIVTASFLFEGGDGMKTLAGAQDVRDSGVLDRDAFTEYLGAFPDLAPDYSQRQIDVQVLEAGEYDSAAGIDQDPVLRLSRLESLSLGAPRITSVTVDAGEYGTFEAPYELDDETGKYRADVTLTDWLCVPADTQVPLTVTAIPEVGTEIVFEVESFTWTSGSAPSELCGDDDDDTTTPPPGDDDDDDTTTPPPGDDDDTTTPPPGDDDDDSTTPPPSDNGGSDNGGSDNGGTNNGGTNNGGSNNGGSNNGGTNNGGSNNGGSNNGGSNNGGSTNGGTNNGGSNNGGSNNGRSDLPRTGAPAGAMAAAAGLLTLSGLGALGLHRRFTRG